From the Mycoplasma putrefaciens KS1 genome, the window ACAGTGATTGTCATATTTTCTTGTAAAATTGTTTGACTTTGTGAACTTTCATATGGTTCTTCGTGAACTTCAACTCCAATTCCATGACCTAAACCATGATCAAAGTATTGACCATATCCTTTAGATGCAATAAAACTTGCAACTTGTCTGTGGATCTCACCGGCGTTTTGACCTGCTTTAACTAAGTCAATTCCTAGTGTTTGAGCTTGATAAACAATTTCATAAATTTCAAGTAATTTTGGATCTGGATTTCCCAAAGCTATTGTTCTTGTTTGATCAGAACAATACCCATTATAATAACAACCCATATCAATTGTGATTAACTCATTGTTTTCAATCACTTTTTCACTTGGAATAGCGTGAGGCATACTACCATTAACTCCACTTGCAATAATTGTGTCGAAACTTATCTTTTCTGCTCCAAATTCTAAGAATTTATCATCAGCAAATCTTTGAAGTTGTTTTTCAGTAATGCCTGGTTTAATGTAATCTAAAATTGCTTCAAAAACTTGGTTTGTAATCTCGCAAGCTTTTTTAATGTTTTCAATTTCTCATTGATCTTTAATGATTCTAATTTTTGAACAATCAACAGCAACTAAATCAAAATCAGAAAATAAATTATCTTTAAATAATTGGTAGTGCTTATAATAAGTTCAATCTGATTCAAACGCTAATTTTCTAACATTATTGTCTTTTAAAACTTTGTTCATTTCATCTTTTAAATTCTTTGAAAAATGGTGTAACTGAATGTCTTTATTAATTTTAGAACTTGTTTTAGCAGCAGTAATATATCTTCCATCTAAAAATAAGTGAGTTGATTTCTTAGTAACTATTAAATAGCCCAAAGAAGACTTAAATCTAGAAAATCAATATCTGTTTTCTGGCGAATATAAAATAATTGCATCAGCAT encodes:
- a CDS encoding M24 family metallopeptidase, with translation MNKHKIIIELLEQNNADAIILYSPENRYWFSRFKSSLGYLIVTKKSTHLFLDGRYITAAKTSSKINKDIQLHHFSKNLKDEMNKVLKDNNVRKLAFESDWTYYKHYQLFKDNLFSDFDLVAVDCSKIRIIKDQWEIENIKKACEITNQVFEAILDYIKPGITEKQLQRFADDKFLEFGAEKISFDTIIASGVNGSMPHAIPSEKVIENNELITIDMGCYYNGYCSDQTRTIALGNPDPKLLEIYEIVYQAQTLGIDLVKAGQNAGEIHRQVASFIASKGYGQYFDHGLGHGIGVEVHEEPYESSQSQTILQENMTITVEPGIYIPGLGGVRIEDDVLVTKNGCEMLTSSVRTLIKLEK